Proteins encoded by one window of Bacteroidales bacterium:
- a CDS encoding type IIA DNA topoisomerase subunit B, which yields MVENYSEDSIKTLDWREHIRKRPGMYIGKLGDGSFRDDGIYVLIKEVVDNSIDEFAMGYGKMIELECNNQQIHVRDYGRGIPLGKLLDVASKMNTGAKYDSKVFKKSVGLNGVGIKAVNALSQSFIIRSYRDKQMRELVFSRGELISDHQSNSNKPNGTEVIFVPDSELFGDFHFNLDYIETMVKNYVFLNRGLKIQFNQQDYISVNGLADLLNENLNTEALYPIIHLIGEDIEIAFTHGDSYIDEYFTFVNGQHTTQGGTHLLAFKEAFAKTIREFYKKDFDVADIKTSLIAALSIRIEEPVFESQTKTKLGSKDVGPNGPSIRNFIGDFIKEQLDNYLHKNPQTAEILLQKILESEKERKAISVVQKKARETAKKASLHNKKLRDCRVHFNSNHELKLNSTLFITEGDSASGSITKVRDANVQAVFSLRGKPENIFGKPKRIIYENEELNLLIAALNIEEGIDNLRYNQVIIASDADADGLHIRLLLITFFLQYYPDLIKNGHLYILQTPLFRVRNKQKTIYCYNEVEKEKAIKELGRNVEITRFKGLGEISPDEFKKFIGKDMRLEPVKLSKNDTINQLLTFYMGNNTPERQDFIINNLQLVED from the coding sequence AAAACGCTCGATTGGCGTGAACACATACGCAAACGTCCGGGAATGTATATCGGTAAACTTGGCGACGGCAGCTTTAGAGACGATGGTATATATGTGCTTATTAAAGAAGTAGTCGATAACTCAATCGATGAATTTGCAATGGGATATGGCAAAATGATTGAACTCGAATGCAATAACCAACAAATTCACGTTAGAGATTATGGACGAGGTATTCCCCTCGGAAAACTACTCGATGTAGCATCTAAAATGAATACCGGTGCTAAATACGATTCAAAAGTTTTTAAAAAATCAGTTGGTTTAAATGGTGTGGGTATAAAAGCGGTGAATGCTCTATCTCAATCGTTCATCATTCGTTCATACCGCGATAAACAAATGCGTGAACTGGTATTTTCACGTGGCGAACTTATTAGCGATCATCAATCGAATAGCAATAAACCCAATGGTACCGAAGTTATTTTTGTGCCCGACTCAGAACTCTTTGGCGATTTTCATTTCAATCTCGATTACATTGAAACCATGGTAAAAAACTATGTTTTTCTAAATCGAGGCTTAAAAATTCAATTCAATCAACAAGATTATATATCGGTCAATGGTTTAGCCGATTTACTAAACGAAAATCTTAATACCGAAGCACTATACCCCATCATTCATCTTATTGGCGAAGACATCGAAATAGCATTTACACATGGCGATAGTTATATCGACGAATATTTTACTTTTGTCAATGGACAACATACAACACAAGGAGGAACTCACTTATTAGCATTTAAAGAAGCTTTTGCTAAAACCATTCGTGAATTTTATAAAAAAGATTTTGATGTTGCCGACATAAAAACTTCGCTTATTGCAGCTTTGAGCATTCGAATCGAAGAACCCGTTTTTGAATCGCAAACAAAAACCAAACTTGGCTCAAAAGATGTAGGACCCAATGGTCCCAGTATTCGAAATTTTATTGGCGATTTTATCAAAGAACAACTCGATAATTATTTACACAAAAATCCACAAACCGCAGAAATTTTACTTCAAAAAATATTAGAATCTGAAAAAGAACGAAAAGCCATTTCGGTTGTACAAAAAAAAGCACGCGAAACGGCTAAAAAAGCAAGCTTACACAATAAAAAATTACGCGATTGTAGAGTACATTTTAATTCAAACCACGAACTTAAACTCAATTCAACGCTTTTTATTACCGAGGGCGACTCTGCCAGCGGCTCTATTACTAAAGTACGCGATGCAAATGTACAAGCTGTTTTTAGTCTTAGAGGAAAGCCCGAAAATATTTTTGGTAAACCCAAACGCATTATATACGAAAACGAAGAGCTTAACCTCTTAATAGCTGCGCTTAATATTGAAGAAGGCATTGACAACTTGCGATACAACCAGGTTATTATTGCTTCTGATGCCGATGCCGACGGTTTACACATTCGTTTATTACTTATCACTTTCTTTTTACAATATTATCCCGATTTAATTAAAAACGGACACTTATACATTTTACAAACTCCCTTATTTAGAGTTCGCAACAAACAAAAAACTATTTATTGCTATAATGAAGTAGAAAAAGAAAAAGCCATTAAAGAACTGGGACGAAACGTAGAAATAACTCGATTCAAAGGTTTGGGCGAAATATCACCCGACGAATTCAAAAAATTTATAGGCAAAGACATGCGTCTAGAACCCGTTAAATTAAGTAAAAACGATACCATAAATCAATTACTCACCTTTTATATGGGCAACAATACACCCGAACGCCAAGACTTTATTATCAACAACTTGCAACTGGTAGAAGACTAA